The Lampris incognitus isolate fLamInc1 chromosome 17, fLamInc1.hap2, whole genome shotgun sequence genome contains a region encoding:
- the patl2 gene encoding protein PAT1 homolog 2 → MTQWSELYESWSEEEDVDMNCGLLQVMAEEDEEKNLYNDETFGMDLDGENPGEDPSNGFLQPLLPAPTPPPPPSPQKWRTRALTNGPLGQRGKVQWAGKGRARMFEDPAVMSIVEGKISLKSLDTAIVDCGSAVSGDVFDSDAHNTIVCVIDGNGGRRHRMPSNFLDSMHPWSSLRGRGDPRRPYSNRPFGQRSLTQVFPMMNTTPGSPCISQQPLSPQPVNNQPLTPKMMQLRFGAHSPRPSSFYSPLSNSVQHFRYPGPVTQLHPEHRRRFLNQKQETRHRKSKSWDPYCNLMSVKDKEWITRLQMIQLQCENPYLEDYYYQEFYRRMETKMAEEELGIRNKKEPLKLTTPYISKTGPYTPVVHIEGSLGQVAVSTCNSPRRAISAVHAASVQSQQEEHKDNSRQRLEVLKKIEEMFLVLLEVEEADRMNTTVVAETTEQRLTENPRRKVEQIFTQLQHHDALETGVEFLSCLLIPKGKKLLARLLPFLDHDSALEILYVVSAQLPTLMSRDMDESLPVLYTPLQTVIGVLTFSQLTKVLRDLTMSSESVATYECLALVCQNKFGLSLLYTLLSQGETLLSSGVPLEPSIGDFETWTDMIFQVAGQLSQCSLVEPLLLPSNLLTLFCRYVDKCTIHQLKNNMESATGFLALPS, encoded by the exons ATGACCCAGTGGTCAGAGTTGTATGAAAGCTGGAGTGAAGAAGAGGACGTTGATATGAACTGCGGACTCCTACAGGTGATGGccgaggaggatgaagagaaaaACCTCTACAACGATGAAACTTTTGGGATGG ATTTAGATGGAGAGAACCCAGGAGAAGATCCTAGTAACGGTTTCCTACAGCCTCTGCTGCCAGCACCAACCCCACCACCTCCACCCTCCCCTCAAAAATGGAGGACCCGGGCCCTGACCAACGGCCCTTTGGGGCAGAGAGGCAAGGTCCAGTGGGCTGGGAAGGGCAGGGCTCGCATGTTTGAGGACCCGGCTGTGATGAGCATTGTAGAAGGGAAAATTAGCCTGAAG AGCCTTGACACTGCAATAGTGGATTgtgggtctgctgtgtctggGGATGTCTTTGATTCAGATGCT CATAACACAATAGTGTGTGTGATTGATGGTAACGGGGGCAGACGTCATCGTATGCCCTCCAACTTCCTGGACTCAATGCATCCTTGGTCCTCTCTCAGAGGGAGAGGGGACCCCAGGAGACCCTACTCAAATAGACCCTTTGGTCAAAGAAGCCTAACTCAGGTCTTTCCTATG ATGAATACAACACCAGGGTCACCGTGCATCTCACAGCAACCTTTATCCCCACAACCAGTCAATAATCAG CCTCTCACCCCCAAGATGATGCAGCTCCGCTTCGGCGCACACTCGCCAAGACCCTCATCTTTCTACAGCCCCTTGTCCAATTCAGTTCAGCATTTCAG GTACCCTGGTCCGGTCACTCAGCTCCACCCTGAACACAGGCGACGATTTCTCAACCAGAAACAAGAGACGAGGCACAG gaaaTCCAAGAGTTGGGATCCATATTGTAATCTGATGAGTGTCAAAGATAAGGAATGGATCACCAGGTTACAGATGATACAACTTCAATGTGAGAACCCCTACCTAGAAGACTACTATTACCAG GAGTTCTACCGGCGAATGGAAACCAAGATGGCAGAAGAAGAACTGGGCATCAGAAACAAAAAGGAGCCGCTCAAACTCACCACACCATACATCTCAAAAACGGGCCCCTATACACCAG TGGTGCACATCGAGGGCTCGTTGGGTCAGGTTGCTGTGTCAACCTGCAACTCCCCTCGTCGTGCCATCAGTGCTGTTCATGCGGCTTCAGTTCAAAGTCAACAAGAG GAACACAAAGACAACAGCCGCCAACGATTGGAGGTCCTGAAAAAAATCGAAGAG ATGTTCCTAGTACTTCTGGAGGTAGAAGAGGCAGACAGGATGAATACCACGGTGGTGGCTGAAACCACAGAACAAAGACTGACAGAAAATCCCCGAAGGAAGGTGGAGCAAATCTTCACCCAGCTGCAGCACCATGACGCCCT GGAGACGGGTGTCGAGTTTCTGTCTTGTTTGCTGATCCCCAAAGGCAAGAAGCTTCTTGCCCGACTTCTCCCATTCTTGGACCATGATTCTGCACTGGAAATCCTGTATGTGGTCAGCGCTCAGCTACCTACCCTGATGAGCAGAGACATGGATGAG TCTCTCCCGGTGCTCTACACCCCTCTGCAAACTGTAATTGGAGTCCTGACCTTCAGTCAGCTCACCAAGGTCCTCAGAGACTTGACGATGTCATCAGAGTCTGTGGCGACCTACGAGTGTCTTGCGTTGGTTTGTCAGAACAAG TTTGGCCTGTCGTTACTCTACACCCTTCTTTCCCAAGGAGAGACGCTGCTGTCCTCAGGTGTCCCTCTGGAGCCCAGCATTGGAGACTTTGAAACATG